The Chlorocebus sabaeus isolate Y175 chromosome 16, mChlSab1.0.hap1, whole genome shotgun sequence genome window below encodes:
- the SGCA gene encoding alpha-sarcoglycan, translating into NKEWKGCGRGSPTNPTTHLKCLTQQGLLPHPHPNPFLGGSKGSASLGPLGAPRTWWGRDLIPCPGLRLACVFGTCGVPTVLLAGLGDTEAQQTTLYPLVGRVFVHTLDHETFLSLPEHVAVPPAVRITYHAHLQGHPDLPRWLRYTQRSPHHPGFLYGSATPEDRGRQVIEVTAYNRDSFDTTRQRLVLEIGDSEGPLLPYQAEFLVCSHDVEEVLPSAPASRFLSALGGLWEPGELQLLNITSALDRGGRVPLPIEGRKEGVYIKVGSASPFSTCLKMVASPDSHARCAQGQPPLLSCYDTLAPHFRVDWCNVTLVDKSVPEPADEMPTPGDGILEHDPFFCPPTEAPDRDFLVDALVTLLVPLLVALLLTLLLAYVMCCRREGRLKRDLATSDIQMVHHCTIHGNTEELRQMAANREVPRPLSTLPMFNVRTGERLPPRVDSAQVPLILDQH; encoded by the exons AACAAGGAATGGAAAGGTTGTGGGAGAGGCTCTCCCACGAATCCCACAACCCATTTAAAATGTCTAACCCAGCAGGGCCtgctccctcacccccaccccaatccCTTCCTGGGAGGCAGCAAAGGAAGCGCTTCTCTTGGTCCCTTAGGGGCTCCAAGGACTTGGTGGGGAAGGGATCTTATCCCCTGCCCGGGACTGAGGCTGGCCTGTGTGTTTGGGACTTGTGGGGTCCCCACAGTTCTCCTGGCAGGACTGGGGGACACCGAGGCCCAGCAGACCACGCTATACCCACTTGTGGGCCGTGTCTTTGTGCACACCTTGGACCATGAGACCTTTCTGAGCCTTCCTGAGCACGTCG CTGTCCCACCCGCTGTCCGCATCACCTACCACGCCCACCTCCAGGGACACCCAGACCTGCCCCGGTGGCTCCGCTACACCCAGCGCAGCCCGCACCACCCTGGCTTCCTCTACGGCTCTGCCACCCCAGAAGATCGTGGGCGCCAGGTCATTGAG GTCACAGCCTACAATCGGGACAGCTTTGATACCACTCGGCAGAGGCTGGTGCTGGAGATTGGGGACTCGGAAG GCCCCCTGCTGCCATACCAAGCTGAGTTCCTGGTGTGCAGCCATGATGTGGAGGAGGTGCTGCCCTCAGCCCCTGCCAGCCGCTTCCTCTCAGCCTTGGGGGGACTCTGGGAGCCGGGAGAGCTTCAGCTGCTCAACATCACTTCTGCCTTGGACCGTGGGGGCCGTGTCCCCCTTCCCATTGAGGGCCGAAAAGAAGG GGTGTACATTAAGGTGGGTTCTGCCTCACCTTTCTCGACTTGCCTGAAGATGGTGGCATCCCCCGATAGCCATGCCCGCTGTGCCCAGGGCCAGCCTCCACTTCTGTCTTGCTACGACACCTTGGCTCCCCACTTCCGCGTTGACTGGTGCAATGTGACCCTG GTGGATAAGTCAGTCCCGGAGCCTGCAGATGAGATGCCCACCCCAGGCGATGGGATCCTGGAGCATGACCCGTTCTTCTGCCCACCCACTGAGGCCCCAGACCGTGACTTCTTGGTGGATGCTCTGGTCACCCTCCTGGTGCCCCTGCTCGTGGCCCTGCTTCTCACCTTGCTGCTGGCCTACGTCATGTGCTGCCGGCGGGAGGGAAG GCTGAAGAGAGACCTGGCTACCTCTGA CATCCAGATGGTCCACCACTGCACCATCCACGGGAACACAGAGGAGCTGCGGCAGATGGCGGCCAACCGTGAGGTGCCCCGGCCACTCTCCACCCTGCCCATGTTCAATGTGCGCACGGGCGAGCGGCTGCCTCCCCGTGTGGACAGCGCCCAGGTGCCCCTCATTCTGGACCAGCACTGA
- the PPP1R9B gene encoding neurabin-2, translating into MMKTEPRGPGGPLRSASPHRSAYEAGIQALKPPDAPGPDEAPKGTHHKKYGSNVHRIKSMFLQMGTTAGPSGEAGGGAGLAEAPRASDRGVRLSLPRASSLNENVDHSALLKLGTSVSERVSRFDSKPAPSAQPAPPPHPPSRLQETRKLFERSAPAAAGGDKEAAARRLLRQERAGLQDRKLDVVVRFNGSTEALDKLDADAVSPTVSQLSAVFEKADSRTGLHRGPGLPRAAGAPQVNSKLVSKRSRVFQPPPPPPPAPSGDAPAEKERCPGGQQPPQHRVAPARPPPKPREVRKIKPVEVEESGESEAESAPGEVIQAEVTVHAALENGSTAATAASPAPEEPKAQAAPEKEAAAVATPERGVGNGRAPDVAPEEVDESKKEDFSEADLVDVSAYSGLGEDSGGSALEEDDEDEEDGEPPYEPESGCVEIPGLSEEEDPAPSRKIHFSTAPIQVFSTYSNEDYDRRNEDVDPMAASAEYELEKRVERLELFPVELEKDSEGLGISIIGMGAGADMGLEKLGIFVKTVTEGGAAHRDGRIQVNDLLVEVDGTSLVGVTQSFAASVLRNTKGRVRFMIGRERPGEQSEVAQLIQQTLEQERWQREMMEQRYAQYGEDDEETGEYATDEDEELSPTFPGGEMAIEVFELAENEDALSPVDMEPEKLVHKFKELQIKHAVTEAEIQQLKRKLQSLEQEKGRWRVEKAQLEQSVEENKERMEKLEGYWGEAQSLCQAVDEHLRETQAQYQALERKYSKAKRLIKDYQQKEIEFLKKETAQRRVLEESELARKEEMDKLLDKISELEGNLQTLRNSNST; encoded by the exons ATGATGAAGACGGAGCCACGGGGGCCCGGGGGTCCCCTCCGGAGCGCCTCCCCGCACCGCAGCGCCTACGAGGCGGGCATCCAGGCGCTGAAGCCGCCCGACGCGCCCGGGCCCGACGAGGCACCCAAGGGGACCCACCACAAGAAATATGGCTCCAACGTCCACCGCATCAAAAGTATGTTCCTGCAGATGGGCACGACGGCGGGGCCCTCGGGCGAGGCGGGCGGCGGCGCGGGCCTGGCCGAGGCCCCGCGGGCGTCGGATCGCGGCGTGCGCCTGTCGCTGCCGCGGGCCAGCAGCCTGAACGAGAACGTGGACCACAGCGCCCTGCTGAAGCTGGGCACCAGCGTGTCGGAGCGCGTAAGCCGCTTCGACTCCAAGCCCGCGCCCTCCGCGCAGCCTGCGCCGCCGCCGCACCCGCCGTCCCGGCTGCAGGAGACGCGGAAGCTGTTCGAACGGAGCGCCCCGGCGGCCGCAGGCGGCGACAAGGAGGCCGCGGCGCGGCGGCTGCTGAGGCAGGAGCGCGCCGGCCTGCAGGACCGGAAGCTGGACGTCGTGGTGCGCTTCAACGGCAGCACTGAGGCGCTGGACAAGCTGGACGCTGACGCCGTGTCCCCGACGGTCAGCCAGCTCAGCGCCGTCTTCGAGAAGGCCGACTCGAGGACCGGCCTCCACCGCGGGCCCGGGCTCCCCAGGGCCGCAGGGGCTCCCCAGGTCAACTCGAAGCTGGTCAGCAAGCGGTCCCGGGTGTTCcagcccccgccgccgccgccgcccgccccgTCGGGGGATGCTCCGGCGGAGAAAGAGCGCTGCCCCGGAGGGCAGCAGCCCCCGCAGCACCGAGTGGCCCCTGCCCGGCCGCCCCCCAAGCCCCGGGAGGTGCGCAAGATTAAGCcggtggaggtggaggagagcGGGGAGTCGGAGGCCGAGTCGGCGCCCGGGGAGGTGATCCAGGCCGAGGTTACGGTCCACGCGGCCCTGGAGAATGGCAGCACCGCGGCAACCGCAGCCAGCCCCGCGCCCGAGGAGCCAAAGGCCCAAGCGGCCCCGGAGAAGGAGGCGGCGGCGGTAGCGACGCCAGAGAGGGGGGTGGGCAATGGCCGGGCCCCGGACGTGGCCCCTGAGGAAGTAGATGAATCCAAGAAGGAGGACTTCTCGGAGGCGGACTTGGTGGACGTGAGCGCCTACAGTGGGCTCGGGGAGGACTCTGGGGGCAGTGCCCTAGAGGAGGACGACGAAGACGAGGAGGATGGGGAGCCCCCCTACGAGCCCGAGTCGGGGTGCGTGGAGATCCCGGGGCTGTCGGAGGAGGAGGACCCAGCCCCGAGCCGGAAGATCCATTTCAGCACGGCGCCCATCCAA GTGTTCAGCACCTACTCCAACGAGGACTACGATCGTCGCAACGAGGATGTGGATCCCATGGCGGCCTCTGCTGAGTACGAGCTGGAGAAGCGGGTGGAAAGGTTGGAGCTGTTCCCTGTGGAGCTGGAAAAGG ACTCCGAGGGCCTGGGCATCAGCATCATTGGCATGGGTGCTGGGGCGGACATGGGCCTGGAGAAGCTGGGTATCTTCGTCAAGACCGTGACGGAGGGTGGTGCGGCCCATCGGGACGGCAG GATCCAGGTGAATGATCTCCTGGTGGAGGTGGATGGAACAAGTCTGGTGGGAGTGACCCAGAGCTTCGCGGCGTCTGTGCTCCGGAACACCAAGGGCCGAGTGCG GTTTATGATTGGCCGGGAGCGGCCGGGAGAGCAGAGCGAAGTGGCCCAGCTAATTCAGCAGACTTTGGAACAGGAGCGATGGCAGCGGGAGATGATGGAGCAGAGATACGCCCAGTATGGGGAGGATGACGAGGAG ACGGGAGAGTACGCCACTGACGAGGATGAGGAGCTGAGCCCCACGTTCCCGGGTGGTGAGATGGCCATCGAGGTGTTTGAGCTAGCAGAGAACGAGGATGCACTGTCCCCTGTGGACATGGAGCCCGAGAAGCTGGTGCACAAGTtcaaggag CTCCAGATCAAGCACGCGGTCACTGAGGCAGAGATACAGCAGCTGAAAAGAAAG CTGCAAAGCCTGGAGCAGGAGAAGGGGCGCTGGCGGGTGGAGAAGGCGCAGTTGGAGCAGAGTGTGGAGGAGAACAAGGAGCGCATGGAGAAACTGGAAGGCTACTGGGGCGAGGCCCAGAGCCTGTGCCAGGCTGTGGACGAGCACCTGCGGGAGACTCAGGCGCAGTACCAGGCCCTGGAGCGCAAGTATAGCAAAGCCAAGCGCCTCATCAAGGACTACCAGCAGAA GGAGATAGAGTTCCTGAAAAAGGAGACTGCACAGCGTCGGGTTCTGGAGGAGTCAGAGTTGGCCAGAAAGGAGGAGATGGACAAGCTCCTGGACAAG AtctcagaactggaaggaaacttgCAAACACTGAGGAATTCCAATTCTACTTAA